In Carassius carassius chromosome 46, fCarCar2.1, whole genome shotgun sequence, the following proteins share a genomic window:
- the LOC132129301 gene encoding beta-1,4-galactosyltransferase 5: MPTHMRLRRRSFLGLLFLFSLSTSALYFIYSAPGIVNEYLFMAQARGIQIRENVRNMGAQVLEQMVRSAYNINSTDYTYEFNANETDVPSTPYLPEGFTYMPDQVCPEKLPSMKGQLKVNLSEIALEEVEKLLKQDDPSLSRGGHWKPHDCLPRWKVAILVPFRKRHEHLPILFRHLIPALQRQRLQFAFYVIEQAGNEPFNRAMLFNVGFKEAMKDLNWDCVIFHDVDHILENDRNYYGCGDMPRHFAVKLNKYSYMLPYEEFFGGVSGLTVEQFRKINGFPNAFWGWGGEDDDLWKRVQFAGYNVSRPHGDIGRYMSIPHHHRGEVQFLGRYKLLHRSKERQSLDGLNNLNYSPLVSRRSLYTNVSVTLSRDLAPVADY, encoded by the exons ttAATGAGTACCTGTTCATGGCTCAGGCCCGTGGAATCCAGATCCGTGAGAATGTGAGGAACATGGGAGCTCAGGTCCTTGAGCAGATGGTGCGCAGTGCTTACAACATCAACAGCACAG ACTATACATATGAGTTTAACGCGAATGAGACAGATGTCCCCAGCACTCCTTACCTCCCGGAGGGCTTCACATACATGCCTGATCAGGTCTGCCCGGAGAAACTGCCCTCCATGA AGGGGCAGCTGAAGGTGAACCTTAGTGAGATCGCTCTAGAGGAGGTCGAGAAACTTCTCAAGCAGGACGATCCAAGTCTGTCACGTGGAGGCCACTGGAAACCACACGACTGTCTCCCACGATGGAAG GTGGCCATCTTGGTTCCTTTCCGTAAGCGTCATGAGCACCTTCCCATACTTTTCCGACATCTGATCCCAGCGCTTCAGAGGCAGAGACTGCAGTTCGCTTTCTACGTCATTGAACAG GCAGGAAATGAACCGTTCAATCGTGCCATGCTGTTTAATGTCGGTTTCAAAGAGGCCATGAAGGACTTGAACTGGGATTGTGTAATATTTCACGATGTTGACCACATTCTGGAAAATGACCGCAACTACTATGGTTGTGGTGACATGCCGAGACACTTTGCAGTCAAACTCAACAAGTACTCTTACAT GCTTCCCTATGAGGAGTTCTTTGGTGGTGTGAGTGGACTCACCGTGGAGCAGTTCAGGAAGATAAACGGCTTTCCCAATGCATTCTGGGGCTGGGGAGGGGAAGACGATGACCTTTGGAAGAG GGTTCAGTTTGCTGGCTACAACGTGAGTCGCCCTCATGGAGATATCGGTCGTTACATGTCTATTCCACACCACCACCGTGGGGAAGTCCAGTTTCTGGGCCG ATACAAGTTGCTTCATAGATCCAAGGAGAGACAGAGCCTGGACGGCCTGAATAACTTGAATTACTCCCCTCTAGTGTCCCGGAGGAGTCTGTACACGAATGTGTCAGTGACGCTCAGTCGAGACCTGGCCCCTGTCGCAGATTACTGA